CCCGGTCGGCCGGACTGATGGCCCGACTGGCCGTTAATTATCTGCGGCTCGGAAACCCGGGAGAAGCCCTGGCCAGTGTCGAAAAAGGTCTGACCATCGACCCTGCCAGCAACGCCCTGCTTTCCCTGCGGAACGCCCTGACCGGCAGGGACCCGGAATGAAAATAAACCGGGGCACTCTCCGCTTTTTCGCCGTCACAACCATTTTAAACATTGATCACCCGCGCAACCTTTTATTTTCATTGTCTGATGAAAATTTGCTTTAAAAATAAACAACTGTATATTAGATTATCCGGTAAACACTGTTCAATCATCCGGGGTAAATTCGAATGAAGCTGTTCTTGGCCGGTAGAACCGCATGCTCTTTTTATCTGTCTGTTTTCTGTTTTATCGTTTGGGTGCTTCCGGCCAATGCCCGTCAGAGTCTTGACGTCGATAACCACTTTTCAAAATATCCGCTCGGAAAACACATCTCCATTTTTGAGGACAAGAACAACCGCTGCGTTATCAGCGAGATTGTTTCCGCGGATACCGACGGCCAATTCATCCCGAGCACCCGGTCGATACCCTCTTACGGGTTTTCACAATCCACCTTCTGGGTCCGGTTTGACGCCACCAACATCACCGAGGAGACGCTGCCGCTGATCATCGAAAGCCACTGGCCCCATCATGACCTGATGGAATTCTACCTCTTCAGCAACGGAAGCCTCATCAAAAAAGAAATTCAGGGTGATCATCTGCCCTTCAACTCCCGGGTACAAAAATATATAAACCCGATATTCCCTTTTCAAATGGCTGCCCGGACCAGCTACACCGCTTACCTGAAAATCAAATCAAAAGCATCCATGATACTGGATTTCGTTCTCTGGGAACCCGAAGTTTTTTCCATTCATGCGATTCACACCCATTCTCTCTTCGGCCTCTATTACGGTGCCGTCCTGATCATGATTCTTTACAATCTGTTCATCTTTTTCGGTATCCAGGAAAAAATATATTACCTTTATTATGTCTTGTTTATCAGCAGCCTTCTCCTGATCCAGATGTCACTGGACGGCTTTGCTTACGCTTATCTGTGGCCGTCTCATCCGACCTGGGCCAGTCAATGCGTCAATATTTTCGTTTTCAGCGGGGTATTCTGGGGAACGCTGTTCTGCCAGAAATTCTTAAACACCCGTGCCAACGCGCCCCGTCACAATCTGTTACTAAACATCCTGGCCGTCATCTCTTTTACCGGCATCTGGGCGCTGTTTTTTACCGACATTCTGATCGCCGGGATGCTGGCTTCGTTTACGGGTATTGTCTTTGCCGTATTATCTTTCCTGGCAGGGCTGACCTGCCTGGTCAAAGGTGTCCGGGAAGCCCGTTATTTTTTTTCCGCCTCCGTTTTCCTTCTGACCGGCATGATTCTTGTCGCCCTTGGATACGCCGGATTCATTGAGAAAAACTTTCTGTCAACCTTTGCCATGCATATCGGCACGACCATCCAGGCCCTGCTGCTCTCTTTCGGCCTCGTCGACCGGATCAATAAGCTCAAGCGCGAACACTCCCGGATTCAGGAAGCCAACCTGACCATGCAGAAGGAGTTTTCCCGTGATCTCCAACGGGAGATTGAACTGAAAACACTCGACCTGAACCGACAGAAAGTCCAGCTCGAACAGGCCAACGCGGAGCTTCAAAAAATCAACACCTTGAAATCCAACTTTTTCGCCAACCTCAGCCATGAATTGCGGACCCCGCTGACGCTGATCAGGGGCTGGACCGATTATATTATCAGCGGCGAACTCGGCCAGATTCCCGACCGGTTGAAAGAAACCATCCGTAAAATCGACACCCAGAATCTGGCCCTTACGGAAAAAATCAACCACATGCTCAAGCTCTCCAAGTTTGACGCGGGCATGTCCAAAATCGTGCTTCATCATATTGACATGGAAACCACTGTCGCGGGCATCGTGGCGAACTTCCAGGACCTGGCCACGCACAAAAACATCGCGCTGAATTTTTCATCCCGGTCCGCGATCGGTTCCGTCCTCATGGACAGGGAAAAACTGACGGACATTCTGAACAATCTGATCCGGAACGCCTATAAATTCACCGAAAATGGTAAAATAGACGTTATTCTCTCCTCGGACGGTAACAAAATGGCCATTGAGGTCAGAGACACCGGTATCGGCATGAACGAAGAGACCCTTCAAAAGATCTTCCAGCGCTTTCAACAGGGCGACAATGCCCCGGCCCAACTTTTCGAAGGCACCGGTCTGGGTCTGGCGATTGTAAAGGAATCCGTCGACCTGCTGCACGGCACCGTAACGGTAACAAGCGCTGAACGGCAGGGGACCGCTTTTACCGTCCAAATCCCCTTGGACCTTGGTGAACTTGAACCCGATGCGATTATGGAAAGGCGCCGGCAGGACCGGCGTTCATCTGGCCAGGACAATGGCCCGGAAGACCGGAGAAGGAATTTGAGAAGAGAGGATGATATCGCCAAAATCAGCGGCGACAATATCATTCAAATTCTGGCCGCGGATGTCAAAACCGGCAACACGGATAAGGTGACGGTGGTCGAGACGGAGAATGCCCGGGGAAAACTGGTCATCGCCGAGGACAATCTGGCGGTTCAGGCCCTGCTTCAGGCCATCCTGAAAGAATATACCCTTTACCTGGCGCCGAACGGCCAGCTCGCCTGGGAAACCATCCAGAAAGAGCAGCCGGATCTGATCCTTTCCGACATCATGATGCCGTTGATGGACGGGTATTCCCTGGTTGAGAACATCAAGTCCGACAAAAACACGAAAAACATTCCCATTATTCTGATCACTGCCTCCGCCAATAAAACCGACCGGATAAAAGGCCTGCAACTGGGAGCCGATGACTTTCTGACCAAACCGTTCCACCACCTGGAGCTTAAGGCCCGCGTCAACAACGTCATCAGCCTGCGCAAACTCTACCGGGAAAAACTGCGTTCCGAGCAGCTGGAAATCTTTCTGATGGTCCTGGCCTCCGCGATTGAGTCAAAAGACAAGTACACCGGCGGCCATGTGGAGCGGGTGGCCAATTACGCCCGCGACCTGGCACAGAAAATGCGGTTGCCGGAAGACAAGATCAATGAAATTTACCTGGGGACCATTGTCCATGATATCGGCAAAATCGGCATTCGCGACGATGTGCTGAACAAGGCGGGCAGGCTCACGGAAGATGAACTCCGGCATATTCAGGAGCATCCGGTTATCGGTAAAGAGCTTCTCTCGAAACTGGAGTTGCTGCCTGCCGCCGTCAATATCGCCTTTGGCCACCAGGAAAAATGGGACGGGACCGGGTATCCCCGGAAATTGAAAGGCCGGGATATCCCCATCGAGGCGAGAATATCGACGGTGGCCGATTTCTGGGACGCCATTACGTCCGACCGGCCCTATCGGCGGGCAATCCCGGTCGGTGAGGCAGCGGAAATCATGAGACAGGAAAGAGGCAGGACGTTCGACCCGGAACTCCTTGACGCGTTCATGGATAATAATGAAAAGCTTTACCTGAAATACTTGGCCACCGGACAAATGCAAAGCGTGTAATATTGCCCTTGTACAAGGATGGAAGGGGTATAAAAAGGGAGATATTACGAATATGACCGACCATTTTGAGGAGATCAGAAAAGCCCGGAGAAAAAGTGTTAAACAGACAAGGTGCCGGTTTGAGAATTCATCCGACAGCTACCCGGTGCATGATCTGTCGGTGAAAGGATTTTCCTTCCTGTGCGAAAAGGGGAAATGCTTTTTTGACAAGAACCTGTCGCTAAACAACATTGTTTTTCTCGATGCGGAGGGGAAAAAAATCATCGAGGCATCGGGGACCGTGGTCTACGCCAGAAATTTCGACAACGTCAACATGAAAGTCGGCGCCTCTTTTGTGACCAACAAAGTCGTGCATTCCCTTCTGGGGAGAATAAGAGCCTCCCGTTATATGCCGACCATCCAGATGAACGCCTTTATCCGGGATATGGAAACCACCTCCGGTGAAACCATCAGCGGACTGGTGGCCGACTATACCCCGTCGTCCATCCGGCTGACGTTCCCGTACGAACGGCCTGACGGCATGAGCCCGGGAGACAGAGTCCATCTGGTGATCGAGTCCCTCGGGAATGTCCTGCTGGACGACACTGCCCATGTCATTCGGAAAAAGCAAGACGGGACCGAACTGATTCTTCAATTCTCAAAAAAATTTCTTGACGTGCCCTATATTGAAAATATCTCGGAAACCGTTAAAGACCGGGAAGAAGCGCAGACCTGGCTCGAAGCATTGAGACAGTACGACGATGTTTCCGACGACTTCAAGGCCCTGATATCAGACTGGCGGATGTATATGGCACGCCTGAGGCAGCGGCTTGACGCCGAAAGCGTCAAAAAAAGGTACCGGGAAACCGAGGAACAGATCTTTTTCTTAAAAGAAATCGAACCATTCGTGAAGCAGGATATGTTCACCTTCATCCAGCGGCTGAATGCCATAACCGATCCCCTGGACAGAAAGCAGAGCCTCCTTTTTAAACAGTATTTCCGGGAAAACATGGAGCCCTTTTTGCGGACCTCTCCGTTTGTGGCCTCCGTTATTGATAAAGACAGGGGATATGCCGGTAACTTTGAAATCATCAAACAGTTTTTCGATGACCCCTACAAGGGGGACACGCTTTTCGGAAAAATGATCAACCGGCTGGCCTTGAGCCTGGATGCCGTTACCGCCCACCAGGACCGGATCAATTTCCTTTACGACACCATTGTGACCATGTATCAGGAAAGCAGAGGCCCGTTTTCTCTTTTTGCCCTGGGCTCCGGGCCGGGCGAGGAAATCTTGAGATTCGTGGAGCAGACGGATTTTACTCCCGAGAAACCGGTCCGGGCCGCCCTGCTTGACATGGATGCGTTCGCGCTGGTCGACTTTAAAGACCACCTTCAGTATCTGGACGTGAGCCACCTTGACCTGGTCACGATCAACCGCAATCTCCTGAACATCCTGGTGGGCCGGGATAAGGACCCCGTCGACGCCAAATACGCGCTCACCTACTGCGCCGGCATGTTCGATTATTTTTCTAAAAAGGTCTGCAAGCGGATCATCCGCTACATGATGGGGCACACCGATCCGGGAGGCGTCATCATCGTCACCAACGTCCACAGGAACTGCTTCGCCAGAGCGTTTATGGATTACGGCGGCGAATGGGAGTTGATTCTCCGGGACGAGGCGGACATGATTGACATGGTGCCGGAAGGGTATTCGCATGATATCTTCCGCGATGAAAAAGGCGCCAATATCTACCTGAAAATATATATGCCGTAACACGATGGGAGGAGAGGAATCATGAGACTGTTAACGCGATCGGATTTTGACGGTCTGGGATGTGCGGTATTGTTGAAGGAAGTAGGTGTTATCGACGACATCAAATTTGTTCATCCCAAGGATGTTCAGGACGGGAAAGTCGCGGTTAATGAAAACGATGTACTGGCCAACGTCCCCTATGTCAAGGGTTGCGGGCTCTGGTTTGACCATCACTCCAGCGAAAGCGAACGCAAGGAGTACGGTGAGTTTAAAGGTGCCTGCGATCCATCCGCCCCCAGCGCCGCCAGGGTGATCTATGAGTATTACGGCGGCGCGATAAAATTCTCCAGCATCCATTTTACGGAGCTGGTCAACGCCGTTGACAAGGCCGATACCGCCGACTTTACGGTCGATGAAATTTTAGAACCCAGGGGATGGTGCCTGCTTTCTTTTATCATGGACCCCCGTACCGGACTCGGCCGTTACAAGGACTACCGGATAAGTAATTATCAGTTGATGATGGAACTGATTGACCACTGCCGGTCCAGGACCATAGATGAAATCCTGGCCCTGGAAGATGTCCAGCAGAGAATCCGCCGGTATTTCAAGCAGGAAGAACAGTTCCAGGAGATGTTAAAAGACACGGCGGTCATTCGTGAAAACGTCGTCGTGGCCGATCTCCGGGATCAGGATGAAATTTATACAGGCAATCGCTTTATCCTTTACGCCTGGTTCCCGGACCAGAACATTTCCGTGCAGATCATGTGGGGACTGAATAAACAGAACGTGGTGGTGACCTGCGGCCACAGCATCATCAATCGGACCTGCAAAACGGATGTGGGCTCCCTGATGCTCAAGTACGGCGGCGGCGGCCATCACAAAGTCGGCACCTGCCAGCTTCCCATCGACAGCGCCGACAGGTCCATTGAGGAAATCATTTCCCGGATAATCGCTGATAACAAAATTTGAGCACAGGAAAAACTCCATGGCCCTCACGGCGTCAGCCATTTTCAGGGATATCGAACAAATCAGAAACCTTGCGCCCCTGATCCACAACATCACCAACTACGTGGTCATGAACACCACGGCCAACGCGCTTCTGGCCATCGGCGCCTCGCCGGTCATGGCTCATGGGCTGCCGGAAGTGGCGGACATGGCCGGAATCGCCGCTGCCCTGGTCATCAACATCGGTACCTTAAGCGACACCTGGATAGAGGCCATGTTCCGGGCGGCCAGTAAAGCCGGCTTCCGGGGAATCCCCATCGTTCTGGATCCGGTAGGGGCGGGCGCCACGCCGTACCGGACGCGGACGGCCGGAGATTTGCTGCGAAAGGCCAGGCCTTCCATCATTCGGGGGAATGGATCGGAGATCCTGGCCCTGTGCGAGGCGGGCGCGGCTACCAGGGGCGTCGACAGCACCAGCTCATCTGACCAGGCCGTTCATGCGGCTCAGCGCCTGGCCCATCAGTTTTCCTGCGTGGTCTGCGTCACCGGCGCCGTTGATTATATCGTGTCCGACCGGGCCGTCATCAAAGTCAACAACGGCCATCCCCTGATGCCGCGGGTAACAGGCCTGGGGTGCTCGGCCTCGGCCCTCTGCGGGGCCTTTGCCGCGGTCAACCCCGACTATGGCATGGCCGCGGCCCATGCCATGGCCGTCATGGGAATTGCCGGGGAAATGGCCGCAGAGACCTCTCCGGGCCCGGGCAGTTTTCAGGTCAACTTCATTGATGCCCTCTACCGGATCGGGCAACCCGACATTGAACAGCGGCTGAAAGCATGAACGTGGGCCATGGACGTCATTAGCCGCCTATAGCACGGTGATGGTGTTCTTGCCCCTGTCCTTGCTGCTGTAAAGGGCGTTGTCGGCCAGTTGCAGCAGGCCTTTCTGGTCCGGGGCGTCTTGAGGGTAACTGGCAATACCGAAGCTGGCGCTGATACCGATGTCAAGGCCCTCCTCCCGCAGAAAAACCGTGTTGCCGAAGGTCTCCCTTATCCGCTTCACCTTGACAAAAGCAGCCGTTTTGTCCTGTTCCGGAAGGATGATGACAAACTCATCGCCCCCGTAATGAATCAGCCGGTCCTGCGGATCCATGCCGGCGACCAGAGTGGCGGCCACCTCTTTTAGCATTTTACTGCCAAGCTGATGCCCGTGCCTGTCCACCACCGCCTTGAAGTCATCCAGGTCCAGAAATACCAGGGAAACCTCACGTCCGTCGCCGATCGCCCGGGCCAGATAGTCATGCATGAAACGGGTGTTGTAACAGCCGGTAACATCGTCGGTAATCACCAGACGATTGATTTCCTCGTAAACGCGGGCATTGACGATGCCGATGGCGGTAAAATCCGCCAGGATCGACAGGATCGGCTGAAAGTCATCCTCAAAAAGGGAAGTATCCTGGGGATTGATCACCTCCAGAACACCGATAACACGATCATGAACTTTTAACGGCACACAGATAACCGATTCGGTTTTAAATCCCGTCAGGGCGTCGATGTGGGGATTGAAGCGGGGGTCTCTGTTGACACGGTCCCGCACGAAAATAGGCTCGCCGGTCAGCGCCACCCTGCCGGCGATACCCTCCCCCAGCCTAATCCGATGATCCTTTATCAGGTCCCGGTCCAGGCCCATGACCAGGGCAAAGGTCAGTTCTCCCCTTTCATGATCAAGAAGATATAAGGTCCAGTTGCTGGCTTGAATCAGCTCGCTGATCCGTTTAAGGATAACGGTGGTAATCTGCTCCATGTTCGCGGCCGAGGTGACGGCCTTGCCGATTTCGACACAGTTCATCAACTGGCGGGCATAAGAAGACATCTGATACGGCTCCGGGCAAGCGGTTGCCTTAAGGGAAACCTACAACGTTATTCTTTCCGCTTATCACATTTTCCAGTGGTTTTCAAACCCTATCCTGGTTTGGTTCTGGCTTTCCGCGGATCCGTGCAATAACCATCATGGCCTGGGCCATATCAGGGGCACCGAACGGCGGATCACGATTCACCCCGATTCACCTCGGACGGTCTGGTGTCAGGGTTGCGCATAAAGGAATGGCGCAATGCCCTGGGACTGGGAAAAAAGCGCCACCATGCCGACCAGCAATACGATAATGGCAATCGGTATCAACCAGAGTTTTTTGTTTTTCCCCAGGTAATCAAAGAACTCCCTGACCAGATTCGCCGGTGTCATTTCAGCCTCCTTTGGATATGCTCGTGGGCATGAATAGAACGCCCTATTCAACCGGGTCGCCATGCTTGTCGATCCGCGCCATGAGGTCTTCTCTGGCGTTTTCCCCCGTAAAAGCAGCGACCTCGTCATAGATCATTTTCAGTTTATCGGAAAGCAGATACGCCGTTTCATAATCGGCAATGATTTCGCCGATATCTTTCGTAAAAGTTTTTTTGAATCGGGCCCGGATCAGATAAGGCCGGTAATTTCCCGGGTATATCCACTGGTACAGATCCAGATATTGTCGGCCCTCCTCAATACGGCCCTGGTTGACATTCAACGCCGCCAGGATAACCGGATAATCCATTTTCTTTGACTGGGAATCCTGGAGTATTTTGACCATCTGCGGGTCAACATCCGCCTCGGTCAGTCCGTCCACATCTTCCCGGTGGTAAGGGATCAGCATCTGATTATAGGGAGAATGCTCCCGTAATGAGCTCATGGTTCGATAAACCTGGGTCCGGCAAGCCGGCAGACAATGAATCACCTGATCGATCAAGACGTCGTCCCGATAAAAATCCGTGACGTTGCCCTTCTCCGCCTCGTTAAACTTGAAGATATCGGCGATCCGCTCCGCCAGGATCCGACTGACCAGCCGCTGACCCGCCTGGGTAAAATGCACATGATCGATAAAGAATTCGTTTCCGAAGGCGGCTTCTCCGTTCAATTGCGCCATGATCTCTCCCAGGGGGATCAGGCACAATCCGGGATTGTCCGATGAATGGTCACGGCAGTAATCGCGCAAGCTTTTCAACAGGACCTCCTTGGCCCTGAAAGGGATGGCGTCCAGTTCCCTGGCGGCGATAAAATCAGCGCGATCCGTTTTCCCCGTTAATTTTTTCCGGGCCAGGGCATCAAGATAACGGACGTTGGCGTTGCCGTCGACCTGTTCCCGTGACATCCGCTCCTGGTAAAAAGACGCCAGATCCTGAACCTTTCCGCTCTTGACGACGGCGGCATAATCTTGAATAAAATCTTTAAAATCGTCATCCTTCTCGCCGGAAAACGGCGGCATATCATAAATATTGCTGACCGGCTCGATGATGATCACCGGGATATTGTGCCGCCGGTA
This genomic window from Thermodesulfobacteriota bacterium contains:
- a CDS encoding 7TM diverse intracellular signaling domain-containing protein, with amino-acid sequence MKLFLAGRTACSFYLSVFCFIVWVLPANARQSLDVDNHFSKYPLGKHISIFEDKNNRCVISEIVSADTDGQFIPSTRSIPSYGFSQSTFWVRFDATNITEETLPLIIESHWPHHDLMEFYLFSNGSLIKKEIQGDHLPFNSRVQKYINPIFPFQMAARTSYTAYLKIKSKASMILDFVLWEPEVFSIHAIHTHSLFGLYYGAVLIMILYNLFIFFGIQEKIYYLYYVLFISSLLLIQMSLDGFAYAYLWPSHPTWASQCVNIFVFSGVFWGTLFCQKFLNTRANAPRHNLLLNILAVISFTGIWALFFTDILIAGMLASFTGIVFAVLSFLAGLTCLVKGVREARYFFSASVFLLTGMILVALGYAGFIEKNFLSTFAMHIGTTIQALLLSFGLVDRINKLKREHSRIQEANLTMQKEFSRDLQREIELKTLDLNRQKVQLEQANAELQKINTLKSNFFANLSHELRTPLTLIRGWTDYIISGELGQIPDRLKETIRKIDTQNLALTEKINHMLKLSKFDAGMSKIVLHHIDMETTVAGIVANFQDLATHKNIALNFSSRSAIGSVLMDREKLTDILNNLIRNAYKFTENGKIDVILSSDGNKMAIEVRDTGIGMNEETLQKIFQRFQQGDNAPAQLFEGTGLGLAIVKESVDLLHGTVTVTSAERQGTAFTVQIPLDLGELEPDAIMERRRQDRRSSGQDNGPEDRRRNLRREDDIAKISGDNIIQILAADVKTGNTDKVTVVETENARGKLVIAEDNLAVQALLQAILKEYTLYLAPNGQLAWETIQKEQPDLILSDIMMPLMDGYSLVENIKSDKNTKNIPIILITASANKTDRIKGLQLGADDFLTKPFHHLELKARVNNVISLRKLYREKLRSEQLEIFLMVLASAIESKDKYTGGHVERVANYARDLAQKMRLPEDKINEIYLGTIVHDIGKIGIRDDVLNKAGRLTEDELRHIQEHPVIGKELLSKLELLPAAVNIAFGHQEKWDGTGYPRKLKGRDIPIEARISTVADFWDAITSDRPYRRAIPVGEAAEIMRQERGRTFDPELLDAFMDNNEKLYLKYLATGQMQSV
- a CDS encoding exopolyphosphatase, whose translation is MRLLTRSDFDGLGCAVLLKEVGVIDDIKFVHPKDVQDGKVAVNENDVLANVPYVKGCGLWFDHHSSESERKEYGEFKGACDPSAPSAARVIYEYYGGAIKFSSIHFTELVNAVDKADTADFTVDEILEPRGWCLLSFIMDPRTGLGRYKDYRISNYQLMMELIDHCRSRTIDEILALEDVQQRIRRYFKQEEQFQEMLKDTAVIRENVVVADLRDQDEIYTGNRFILYAWFPDQNISVQIMWGLNKQNVVVTCGHSIINRTCKTDVGSLMLKYGGGGHHKVGTCQLPIDSADRSIEEIISRIIADNKI
- the thiM gene encoding hydroxyethylthiazole kinase; the protein is MALTASAIFRDIEQIRNLAPLIHNITNYVVMNTTANALLAIGASPVMAHGLPEVADMAGIAAALVINIGTLSDTWIEAMFRAASKAGFRGIPIVLDPVGAGATPYRTRTAGDLLRKARPSIIRGNGSEILALCEAGAATRGVDSTSSSDQAVHAAQRLAHQFSCVVCVTGAVDYIVSDRAVIKVNNGHPLMPRVTGLGCSASALCGAFAAVNPDYGMAAAHAMAVMGIAGEMAAETSPGPGSFQVNFIDALYRIGQPDIEQRLKA
- a CDS encoding sensor domain-containing diguanylate cyclase; the protein is MSSYARQLMNCVEIGKAVTSAANMEQITTVILKRISELIQASNWTLYLLDHERGELTFALVMGLDRDLIKDHRIRLGEGIAGRVALTGEPIFVRDRVNRDPRFNPHIDALTGFKTESVICVPLKVHDRVIGVLEVINPQDTSLFEDDFQPILSILADFTAIGIVNARVYEEINRLVITDDVTGCYNTRFMHDYLARAIGDGREVSLVFLDLDDFKAVVDRHGHQLGSKMLKEVAATLVAGMDPQDRLIHYGGDEFVIILPEQDKTAAFVKVKRIRETFGNTVFLREEGLDIGISASFGIASYPQDAPDQKGLLQLADNALYSSKDRGKNTITVL
- a CDS encoding DUF5989 family protein, whose product is MTPANLVREFFDYLGKNKKLWLIPIAIIVLLVGMVALFSQSQGIAPFLYAQP
- a CDS encoding SGNH/GDSL hydrolase family protein, which gives rise to MDKEPVFHAGSHNAGEKISAGKKALFNMIFCLLIVIILVLTEIGLRVAGYGIDTRPFISPRYLEDTYITNVNLFKKYYPRRALTRPDTVPDMMSVNKFSREKAAATLRGFIVGESTAQGFPYQPNQSFGKMTELALAAGGKYEKVETINLGLSAITSYCVRDMASKILAYQPDFLVIYAGHNDYYGTISATTGGNYVTKTLYLALAEIRIFQFLFNLRNMIHPPPEYATLMEEQFSQQRIPLKPEMDREVAVNFVKNIDAIVKQYRRHNIPVIIIEPVSNIYDMPPFSGEKDDDFKDFIQDYAAVVKSGKVQDLASFYQERMSREQVDGNANVRYLDALARKKLTGKTDRADFIAARELDAIPFRAKEVLLKSLRDYCRDHSSDNPGLCLIPLGEIMAQLNGEAAFGNEFFIDHVHFTQAGQRLVSRILAERIADIFKFNEAEKGNVTDFYRDDVLIDQVIHCLPACRTQVYRTMSSLREHSPYNQMLIPYHREDVDGLTEADVDPQMVKILQDSQSKKMDYPVILAALNVNQGRIEEGRQYLDLYQWIYPGNYRPYLIRARFKKTFTKDIGEIIADYETAYLLSDKLKMIYDEVAAFTGENAREDLMARIDKHGDPVE